The Cylindrospermum stagnale PCC 7417 genome segment GCGTCATTCTATGGGGGATGTGACGACAGAAAACCCGCCAGAAGGCTTATCTTATTAGTGCTTCAGCTTATCAAGACCTTTTAGATTTAGCAACTCTAAATCACGCTTTCCTCACAATTACTGCGGCTTATATCTGCCAAAAACTCCTGATTTCTGATTTTTGGACAAGTTAATAGCTATTGAGTAATTATACTTAATAAAATCTGGAAATAGCAGATGAAACTCTGCCCTTTGTAGAAAATTCCCATTGAAGTTCTCGGATTTTCTGCAAAAACCTTTGCTGACAAGAAAGATAAATTGCGCTAGCGATCTAAAATAACACTGTGAATTGATAAATACAAAACAAATAACTTCAGTTTATGGTGCGTCAACGCTCTATTTTGTCACTGCTTCTAGTATTATTGACAACATTTCTGATCAGTTGTGGCAGTCCTAGCGCCGCAGTTGCACCTCCCACCTACACAGCGGCTCAATTAGAGCAAATTCAGGAATACATTCCTGAAATTCAGGCTGTGCGCGATCGCTCAAAAGAACTGGAAAACCTGATTCAAAAGAATCAATGGATTAAGGTGGGTAATTTTATCCACGGACCCATAACCGAAGCAAGGTTGACCATGACCTATGTCATCCCCAGCCTGTTACCCAAAGACCAAACCACAGCGCGTCAGATAACGCGGGATTTCTTGAACCACCTGGTTAAAATCGATCAAGCAGCTACTGCCGGCAATACTCAACTGGCCTTGAGTAGCTACCAAGATGCTTATGCAGACATTGACAAATTTCTGCAACTGCTGCCTAAAACTAGCAGTTAACAGTCCTTCCTTCCTTGCTGAGTGAAAAATGATGGAGTGATAGGGTGATAGAGTGAACAGTTCACTCCTCACTCCTCACTCCTAAAAAAAGCCCATGAATGTAGTTATCATTGGTTGTGGTGTAATTGGCGCAGCGATCGCATACAATCTCAGCCAAGTTCAAGGATTCAAGATCACAGTTTTCGACCAACAACCACCAGCAAAAGCTTCCACAGGCGCTGCACTAGGCGTTTTGATGGGCGTAATCAGCCAGAAAATCAAGGGTAAAGCTTGGCAGATGCGCCAGACTAGCATCCAACGCTATGAAACCCTGATTCCCGAACTAGAAGCTTTAACCGGTCGGCAAATCCCTTTCAATCGCCAAGGAATCCTCATGCTTTTGCCTGAAAATTCAGACCCCTCCTTGCCCTTAGAAAGTGGGGTTGGGGGGATCTCCCCATGGGAAAAGCTGCGGGAAATTCGTCAATCTCAAGGTTGGCAGTTGGAAATTTGGGATATTGCCAAACTCAAAAATATTTGTCCTCAAGTCAATCACGCCAAAATTACTGGCGCTGTCTATTCTCCTCAAGACCGCCAACTTGATCCTACAGCCCTAACATTAGCTTTAGTGGAGGCTGCCCAACACAATGGCGTAACTTTCAAATTCGGCGTGACTGTATTGGATGCCCAAACCCCGGAAATTTCCCCTCAACTTCAAACTATTGAGACTACAGAGGGAAAAGTTACCGCAGACTGGTTTATAGTCGCTGCCGGGCTAGGTTCAACGCCACTGACGGCCAAATTAAATTATAAAGTTGATATTCGCCCTGTTTTGGGGCAAGCGTTACACCTCAGCTTAGGGCATCCATTAGGAAATTCTGACTTTCAACCAGCGATTACTGGTAACGATGTCCATATTGTGCCTGTGGGCGGCGGTGATTACTGGGTGGGTGCAACGGTGGAGTTTCCCAGTAATGGGGATGAGATATTGCCAGATAGTGAATTACTGGAATCTGTCAAACAACAAGCGATCGCCTTTTGCCCAGAATTAGCCCAAGCAACCATTATCCGCACTTGGTCAGGATTACGTCCCCGCCCCGAAGGACGCCCCGCCCCAGTAATTGGTAAGCTACCAGGGTTTAATAATGTTCTCCTAGCTACTGCACACTATCGCAACGGTGTTTTACTCGCACCTGCAACAGCCGATGCCATTCGTGAATTATTGCAAGATAGTTCTTCCTTATCAACTTCAGCATAACAAATCTAAAACCAAAAGTCAACACCCTAAACCCATATAATTGCAAATTTCAGCAATTCAAAAAACGATGTGCGGTACCATTATTCTTCTCATTCTTCTGCTACCTATTTATAGGATGATGAAGGAAAATTCAGTATTACGCCATTGGTGCGAGGCTGTTACATTCCCAAATAGGAAACATAGCGTGTCAATTAAAGAACAAAAAATAACCGTAGATTCACTAGAATGGTTTTATCGCGAAGCTCCAGCAATTGGTCAAACAGACTTGCTGCCTGTGTTACTACTACACGGTATAGTTTCGCAAAGTTATAGCTGGAGAAATATTCTCCCAAGTTTAGCAGCACAAGGAACAAGAGCGATCGCACCCGATTGGATTGGTTATGGTTTTTCTGCACAACCAGAAAAACGCGATTTTGCTTATACCCCCGATGCATTTATCACAGCATTAGCCGGATTTGTCAAAGCAGTAGAACTAGAACGTTTTTCCTTAGTTGTGCAAGGATATTTAGGTTCCGTAGGGTTACAATATGCCTTGCGTCACCCCGAACAAATAGCCAACATAGCGATTTTAAATACACCAATTACCACCAGTGCCAAATTACCCTGGAAAATCCAACAACTGGGGTTACCTTTAGCAGGTGAAGTCATGACTCAAGACCCCCTATTAGTAGACAGAACATTAGAAGGTGGTACTCGTTACCGCATAGAAGATAAAGATTTAGATATTTATCGCAAACCATATTTGAAAAGTTCAGCATCAGGACGCGGCTTGTTAGCAACCGTTCGCAATTTGCAACTTTTTCCAGCAATGACAGAAATTGAAACTGGCTTTAAACAATGGCAACAACCAATTCTGATTCAATGGGGAATGATTGACCCTTGGTTATCTGTAGATATAGCCGAAAAATTTGCCAAAAATGCACCAAATGCCGAATTAATAAAACTTAATAACGTCGGGCATTACCCCCAAGAACACTACCACGAAACAATTCTACAAGACCTTTTGCCCTTTGTGCGTCGCGCTGAATCTAGTTGAGTTGGTAGATAAATTAACAAGACACTGCATACTTTTTATGAAAATAACAACTATCGCAGAAATAATGATCAAAGCCGACATAGAAGATGTGTTTGACAGTTCAACGGACGATCAAAATTTACCTAGATATTTCACTGGTTATAAATTAATTCCGGCAATTGTCAGTGCTAGAACCACAGATAGTTTACCTCTTCATCAAGGGAGCAAAAGAATTATTACTAATAGGGATGGTTCAGAAATTGTAGAATTAATTACTGCCCTAAAACGACCAGCAATTCAAGAGTACAAATTAATTCAGGGGTTTAAACCTCCTTTTTCTTTGTTAGTAGATTCTGCTGCTGGAAGATGGTTATATACAAGTGGAGATTCAGGCACAAGAATTGTCTGGAATTTTGAATTTAAAATGAAAAATTATCTAGCATACTTGTTTTTCCTTGTAGCAGTAAAAATGGCATTCCAAAAAGCTCAGGTAATTTGTTTAGAGAATCTCAAAAGCTTCCTTGAAAGTCCAAAAGCTGATGAGCAAGTTTTTCCCAGCTAGATGATTTTAGATATTTTGTCAAAATTGCGGCTATTTAAACTCGGTAATTACTTAAAATGTCAGCAATAATGATGACGGCAATTCACACTTCTTAATCTATCTGGGGTGTTGTGGTCAATTGCCAGATCAGGTTTTGCTTTAACCTGATAATGGGAGTAGTAACAGCACTCTACAACAAATTGACAAAGGCAGGTTACGATTCATGGCTTATTCCTGGTTTAAAGCATTTCACATTGTTGGCTTTGTAGTTTGGTTCGCTGGGTTATTTTATTTAGTGCGTCTGTTTATCTACCATGTAGAGGCTAACCAAGAACCGGAACCCGCAAGAACGATACTGAAAAACCAGTATCAGATTATGGAAAAGCGGCTTTACGGCATCATTACCAACCCAGGAATGTATGTCACTATTGCAATGGCGCTGGGCATCATCTCCACAGAACCGGATATTTTAAAAGAACCCTGGCTACATTTCAAACTATTGTTTGTTGCCGTTTTAATTGGTTATCATCATTACTGCGCTCGTCTGATGAAGCAGTTAGCAGCAGATGAATGCCGCTGGAGTGGTCAACATTTGCGTGCTCTAAATGAAGCGCCTACACTGATGTTAGTGGTGATTGTGATGTTGGCTGTGTTTAAGAATAACTTGCCTACAGACCTCACCGCATGGTTAATTTTTGGTTTAGTTGTTTTTATGGCTGTCAGCATTCAGCTTTATGCCAAAATCCGCAGACGCAACAAAGAAAAGCAGTTAGAACAATTAAATCAAGTTCCCCAAGCCTAAAGTTAGAGGAGATTTTAGCGATACACTATACGCGGTAGGGGCACAGCATTGCTCATGAGTGTCAACTTAAGGTGAAACCCTTGTAATGGCGTTATATCAAACTTATTCAATTACCAACCAATCCAGAAGAACCCCACCCCGGTTTTGCTGGCGCAAAACCTCCCCTCCCCTCATAAGGGGAGGGGATTGAGGGGAGAGGTCAAACGGCTGTGGGACAACGGTTAAAGCTTAAGTTGACACCAATGAGCATTGCTGTGCCCCTACGAATGGTCTATAGTTACACATAATTAGACTGTAGCGTAATACCTCGTTCCCAGTCTCCGGCTGGGAATGCCAATTAAGAGGCTCTGCCTCCTGTCAACTGGGCACAGCCGCTTTACCTACATTTTCTGGTAGAATATGGAAATGAGATGCTGCTAAGTAGATTGACTTTTGCGATATCGCTTGATTCCGCTTTGGTTTATTCGCAATGACTGTAATTAATTTTGTTTGACTGCTTAATAGAGAAAAAAAGCGGCAGAAATGTTAGGATTGGAGGCGGAGCCTCTAAGGAGCATTCCCAGTCGGAGACTGGGAACGAGATATATTAATATAGTATTGTTATTGCACCCATTCTCGGCTGAAAAAAAATTATCGCGCGTAGCGCGAGAAGAAGGGAAAAGAATTAAGAAGGGTAGAGGGCAAAAGAGCAAGAGTATAAAGGGCTACAAAATCCTCGCGGGGGAAAAACAAACCACCCGAAAACCGAAGTTGTAGTACCTATTGTCCGGCGCGTTCCTGCCACGAGCCGCAGAACGGCAGACCCTCGGATTGAAGTCCCACGAACCACCGCGCAGCAGCCGACGATTATCATTCTCACCTTGCCAAGCGCTACCGTCTGTTGGCGAATTTATATAATTTTCGTGCCACCCACCTTGGCACCATTCCCATATATTACCATGCATATCGTATAAACCGAAAGCATTTGCTGGGAAAATTCCCAAATCAGTTGTTTCTTCACGATACACGCCCTTGGCACTGGATTTGTATGTGTAGTTCCCGTTGTAATTGGCTAGATTTGTGGTGATTGTGTCACCAAAATAAAAGGGGGTAGCAGTTCCGGCTCTACAGGCATATTCCCATTCGGCTTCGCTAGGCAAGCGATATATTTTACCTGTATGCTTTTTCAATCTAGCACAAAATTCCTGGGCATCATGCCATGATACTTGCTCAACTGGTCGGTTAGCACCTTTGAAGTTAGATGGGTTGGAGTCTAAATCAATTTTTACTTTTGGTAAAGCTGCTACCCTTTCCCACTGTGCTTGAGTAACAGGATATTTCCCCATGAAAAAGGGTTGAATAGTAACTCGATGTTGGGGACTTTGAGAAACATGGTATCCTTCCTCATTTTCTGGTGAACCCATCAAAAAATTTCCCCCAGGGATAGAAATCATGTCTAAAGTGACATTGTTTCCTAAATATTCAGTAAAATATTTGGCTTGGCAATTTTCTCTTTTTACTTCTCGACCTTCAGCATTTACAGTCACCACCTCAAACTGAAAAATTTGTAATTTGTTTTCCTGAGTTGGTGGGGTTTCAGGCTGTACAGACCTACCTCCTACAGGCGATTTTACAGGTTCAGGTTGAGGAAATGAAGAAGAAATTCCTTGTCGCTGAGAAATTCTCGAAAATGCTTCAATTACCTGCCAATCAGAACCTCTAGCAGCTACATTCACTCGCATCCATAGCTGTTTGGCTAATTCCCAATTTCCTTGTGATTCCGCTTGAAAAGCATCATTTTTAAGTTGAAGAATATCCGTTAAAGTGGCGTGCTGCGGTAATAAAATTAAGTGTAACTTGGTGGCAGGTTCAGCTACAGCATAAGGATTCTGCTGTATTTTCCCGTGCTGTTGATTAATAGCAGGAACTCGCCATTTTAAATATTCCTGCAACCTTTCGACCGTTGCACAGTTCCCTTCACCATTGATTCTTAACCCTTCTAACAAAGCGTAGGTAAAAGAACCATGTTGTAATTGCTCAATTTCCCAAGACTTTTGCTGAGAACTGCAAGAATAAAAGGTAATTACTCCTTGATGCTCTCCGCCAATACCTACACCGCTTCTACTTCCTTCGTTTCGACAGGCATCTAAAAATAATACTACATTATCAGCACCACAGCGGCGTAATCGTTGGGTGACAAAATCCACAGAGATAGCGGTATGCTCTGGATCACCGGGGTCGCTATCCGATAGCATTAAGTAGTCGCAGTCTGCATGACGCTGGCCATGACCGGCAAAGAAAAACCACAGGTTATCCCCTGGTTGTAACAGCGGTTCGTCAAATTGCGCTCTTAAAAAACGCCGCAAGTGTCCAAAGGTTGGTTGAGTTTCAATAGACGCAGGTGTGGCTGGAATGGGTGGGGAATCTTCTGTAAACAGGAAAACCTCATCAAACCTTCCTTCCTTGCTAAACCAATCACCCATTCCCTCAGCATCGCCCTTGGCGTATTCTAGGGGCTTAAGGTTGCTATATTTATTTATCCCAATTGCGATCGCCCAATTAGCCATTACTCCAGCCTAAACCCGATTTTTCCCCGTTTGCGGTGAAAATTGACGTATTACTTTTATCATAGTAATGTCTTGCCTTGTAAATATTCAGGACTTACGCAACTGGCATGGCTTTGTAGGGTGCGTCAGACTCGATAATTCGGTAACAATCAGCAGATTTTTAACATCTGACGCACCCTACAAGAATCTTTGAGTGTGAAGCTTGGGTAAGCCCTAATAGTAATACGCAGTTTAAGCAATAAAAATAAATCTGATGTCAGAAGAAATTTCTACCCCAAAAACAATCTGGATTGTTACAGAAGAAGTAGCTGAAACCTCAACTACTACTAGGGAAATATCAACGATTACTGGTGATAGAGGCGGTGTTGATAGAGGGGGAATCATCGGACGTAGAACGGCTGAAGAAGAAATAATTATTACTAAAGAAAAAGACAAAGTAGTAATTACCAGGCGCAAGGCTTTAGAGGTAAATCAACTCAAGCTGCAAATGAAGGGATTTCTGCAAGCAATGCGAGAAATGCTAGATGAAGCTGACGAACCTGATTCTAAAATTCAGCTTGATGAAGTGGAAGTAGCAGTAGAAATCAACGGCGAAGGACAATTTAGCTTACTGGGAGTTGGTGGTAAAGCGGGCGGTAAAGGAAGCATGACTTTTAAATTCAAGCGCAAATAAACCCAGCCAAAAATGTGGCTTTATTCAAAAAAAATTATTTTCTGATGGCGCAGAATTTGCCGATATTGCTTAATAAATCTACTGTAATCCTTAATTGACAAGGCTTTTGCTGTTGAGGGTGGTCTCATTTTTTTAATAAAACCCCCCTTGTCGGGTAATGACATGGGGGGACTTGGAGCTAAAGTCCGGTAGGGTAATCGGGCTACTTAATATTTAATATTTATCGCGGTTGTCTCAAGTCCTCCTTTAGACAGATAAATTTCTGATCAGAATTTTCATTTGGTATATTTTAAAAAAATCCCCCGTTGTCAAATATCAACGAGGGGATTTGCAGTTAAATTTCGTCAGGTGATCGGAATATTTAATTATTTAATCTTGATAGCGGTTGTCTCAAGTCCTCCGTTAGATAGAGAAATACCTCATCAGTATGTTCATGGTTGTATTTTCTAATACGTACAGTGAATATCGCTCAGAAATAGAGCAGAAATTCAAGGTTGAAAATTCAAAATCTCCAGGCGCAAGACAAAATTGGGGTAAGTCGGTAGGTGTAAATATTTGTCGTTGGGATGAGGCGCTCATGAACTCTTGGTTTGAGAATCCTTCAAATTTCTTTACACAGTTATCTTTAATTTATGCATTTTTACTTATCTAAATATTTGTGGTGTTCTAGTGTAAATAAGTATTAAATAAAATGTATATTAATCATCTGCACTTTTCGAGAAAAACAATTCATTAATCCGAGAGTCCAGGTCTATCGAAGTTGGAACCACAAAATTTCTTCCTAAAGTTAGATAGAAACTTGGTATTTAAACCACTACTTTTAGCCTATGGGCGTTCTCACATCCAAGACCAACCTTATTGGTGTTTGACAGAAAGTGCCCTTGTGGATGTTGGCTCAATACTTGAGTGACGCAGATCACAACATTTAGTTAATGCTAGTCACCAAATAAAGTGTCTTAGCTCACGATTAAATGGTAATCTACGTCAGCTTTTTGGGTGTGAAAGCTCATATCATCTTGGGACTTGACTCAGTATGGTGGCAGACTATCAATGATATGAGGTAGCGGGCAAGCTCGACCTAGACGAAATGCTTACCCAATCTAGCAACGGCAATAAAGTTATTTTTAGATTTGCATAATTTATGAAAAAAGTCCTGATAAATATTTAGGTAGCATTGCTTGGCTTGTGACCCAGGGACAGATTTTATCAAAACTTTATTTGGGGAAGGATAGATTTAATTTTAGGGAACGGCTAAGAACAGGCTTGATTCTCCCTTAACAACTGCTTTTCCTAGTGTGACAAAGTTTACTGCAACTTTATGTATATAAGGTTATATTTAATTTCAGGGAATACCTAATAACCGTCTTGATACTCTATTAATTAACAACTAATTTTCCTAGGAGGTATTTATAATGCAAACCGCAGTCGAAACCCAGCAACCTATCTTACAAGTTGGTTTTGCTGGGCTTGCAGTCAAAGAGTTACAAAAGCTTTTACTACAAAGAGTCAGTGATATTGAAGGTCTAAAGGTTGATGGCATATTTGGCGAAATAACTAAACTTGCTGTTCAAGTTTTTCAGTATCGGGTTTTCCTCAAGAATGATGGCATTGTTGAGCAAAATACTTGGCAAGCGCTCTACACTGGTCAACGCCAAGATTTACCCGAATTAAGTCGTGGTAGTTACGGTAGTGAGGTTGCCAGGGTTCAAAAACTTCTCAAATTGAGTCAAGTTGCTCAACAAGAGTTGGGCGTGAGAGGTTACTATTTTGGGGCAGTCGATAGCAACTTCGGTGCCAAAACTGAAGTGGCTGTCAAAATCTTCCAACAGGAGCAAAAACTTGTGGTAAATGGGGTAATTGGCCCTGAAACCTGGAAAGCTTTGATGGAACTTGCTGTCAGAGTTCAGCCACATTAGTTTTTGCAGATGTGGCGATTGTTTAATATATTTTGCATCTACAAGTTCAGTCTTGGGCGAATCTACATAAACTACTAAATTACTTACCATCTTGTCGGTGTTCTTCTGTGCGCTCAACGCCAGTAACATAAATGGGTGGCAATTCTTGATTAAACTCTAAATAAACTGTTGTATTTGACTTTTATTATTTTTTTGTCAGTCACTTTACCCAAATTAAATGTGAGACAAAAGTACAAAGACGCAAAGGCTTGCTTTGCGTCTATAGAGGTTCTCAGGTGAGATAATCAGTTGCTTTTAGGTAAAGTATCTCCAGGACCGGCGGTAACAATCACCAGATTCTCAGGCTTAATTAACTGCTTGATTACCTGTTGCACCTGAGCCATAGTCACTGCTTGAATGCGGTTGGGAAATTCGCGAATTTCCGCTGGAGAAAGCCCCAAGACAGCATTGTTCAAAATGATGCTAGCTACTTCACTGGGATTAGCTAAATCCACAGGATAGCTGTTGGTAATTGAGCGTTTTGCTGTGTTGAATTCTGCCTCGGTGACGCCTTGGTCTCGTAACTGTTGGAGTAAAGCGATCGTGCTGGCGATCGCTTTTTGACTATCTCCTGGTGCTGTTTGCATCTGAATCAAGAACGGGCCAGGATTGATTCCCGCAGCAAACCCACTATATATACCGTAAGTCAAACCCAGGCGATCGCGAATTTCTGTACCCAAGCGACTCGATAAAGTATCACCACCCAAAATCTGATTCAGCACCAATGCCGCATAGTAGCGTGGATCTTTGCGGGAAATGCCATTGTAACCGAGATAGGTAACAGCTTCTGCCTTACCGGGAATCACGGGATTCAGGCGTGTCAAAGTTGCCGGAATTTGCACGGAAGGCAAGTTGAGAACTGGCGGTTTACCCGTGGCTGACCATTTGCCGAATTCCTGATTGAGCAAAGCTTTCACCTCAACAGGATTAAAATCTCCCACCAGGGTGAGCGTTGTAGTATCCGGTCGATAGTGTTCTTGGTAGAAGCGCCGCAAATCATCGCGAGTAATACTCTTTAAACTCTCGCTAGTAGGAAAGCTATGAAAGGGATGATTTTCTGGGTAAATTGCTTGCTGAAATACCCGTCTTCCCAGTCCTCTGGGGTCATCTAGCTGATATTTGAGACTCGTCAAGGCCCGCTGACGACTCAATTCCAACTGGTCAGCGGGGAAAGTGGCGTGTTGCAACACATCTGCCAGGGTTTGGATTAATATCGGTAAGTTGACTGACAGTCCCTGAGCGCTAATATCAACTCCTTCCCGATTTGCAGCGAATTCTAAATCGGCTCCTCGGTCTTCTAAGGTTTTCGCTAAAGTCAAAGCATCTTTAGTCTGTGTCCCATTGATTAAGTTGTTAGCAGTTAAGTTTGCTAATCCAGCTTTTTGATTACCATCAAACTCATTGCCGGCGTCAATTTGCCCGCTGAGGTTAACGACGGGGAGACTAGAGTCAGGTAATAGCAGCACCTGCAAGCCATTATTCAGGGTAAATTGCTCTGGTAAAGTTTGTTTGCTGCTATCTGTAGTTGATGTGGGGGGTGGTAGATATTTAGCAAGTTCTGCTGGGTCTACAGGCTTACCAGGGCTAAAATTTTCTACAGTCCGATCAGCACCAGCGCTGGAAGTGCCTGGTTTACCGTCTGCTTGGGTTGGTTCAAAGAAACCGACGGTTTTTTTGGCAGGGTTGAGGTAAGTTTTAGCTACTCGCTGTACATCTGCTGGGGTAACATTGGCGATCGCCGCTAAATACTTTTCGATAAAATGATAATCTCCAGCAGTCGTTTGGTTATACCCCAATTGACTAGCTTGACTGGTAATATCCTGATTTCCCAGGACGAAAGAAGCTTGCAGTTGTGTTTTTGCTCGCTCTAATTCTTCCGAAGTGACTGGTTGCTGTTGCAGGTTTGCCAAAGTTGCCTGAATTACCTGGTCAATCTTGCTTAACTCTTGACCAGGAGCCGCAGTGGCATTAATTTCATACCAACCCGGTTCGATCAGTTCAGCTGCACCACCACTAACTGAACTAGCGAGTCCAGATTCCACCACAGCTTGATAAAGTCGCGAACTGCGTCCACCTGTGAGAATGGCATCCATCACATCGATTGCTGGGACATCAGGATGGTTAATATCAGGGAGGGGATAGACAGCTTGGAGTATTGCAGTACTTCCCGGCTGTTTCAGCAAGATTGGCTTTTTCGGAGTCGCAGCAGTTGCAGTTACAGAAGCTTTAACAGTTGGTGTTTTAGCTCGTTGTGGCACTTTCCCAAAAGTGTCTTTGACAACTTTTAGTAGGGATTTTGTGTCAAAGTCCCCCGTAACTACCAAAGTGGCGTTTTCTGGGCTGTAATAGGTTTGGTAATAATTCCGCACCTGCTCCAATGTAAATTTCTCCACATCAGCTTTTGTGCCTCCCACTGGTAAACCGTAGGGGTGGTTAGGAAAAGCCGCTCGCATGACTGCGCGATCTAAACGATAGCCTGGTGAATTCTCATAGCCTTGCAACTCCGAGATCACCACCCGCTTCTCGCTTGCCAGTTGCTCAGGATTAATTAAAGCATTTTTCATGCGATCGCTTTCCAGTATCAGCAGCGCATCTAATTTATCTCGCTGCACCGTGCCAAAATAAGCCGTTTCATCATAGCTAGTAAAAGCATTGAACTGACTACCCAAAGCACTAAACAACCGCCCAAATTGCACCGGACGGTCAGTAGTCCCCTTAAACATCAAATGTTCCAATTGGTGAGAAATGCCGTTAATTCCCGGTCCTTCATTGCGGGAACCAACCTTATACCAAACCTGCACACTCACCACAGGAGCGGTATGTACTTCTTTAGTGAGTACTGTTAAATTATTGTCTAATACTGTTTTTTGCACCCCTTGAGTGAAAGAGACACCAAGAGCGGGTGCGACTGCTGCGGGTGTGACTGCATTGGTGATTTCGCCGGAAAATGGCAAAATACTGAGGAGGAGACTGAGGCACAACCCAATAAGCATATATGAACGTATTTTCATAGCGATTTTAGAGGCAAATTTCTCAAATGCAATCCCTGAAGGTAGTTCAAAATTAAAGTTTCAAGACACTAAACAGGCTTTCCCATTTATTGTAATCGTGGAAATTTCGCGCAAAGACGCAAAGAGGCAAAGTTTTAGATTAAGCCCTGGGTGGAAATCTCACCCAGAGGAGGAGACTTGCACAGGAAGGGTTTCCCGACTTGAGGAGCCAGTGCGTTGGACGGGTTCCCCGGCTTAAAGCAACTGGCGTCAAAGTGTCCGTCGAGCAGAGGCACAGAGAGAGATTTAGAGAGCAATAGTGAATAAATGAGATGTAATCCAGATTTTGAGCCTTCCTGGGGTCACCGTGCCAAAATGGGAAAATTGTCCGCTAAGACTGAAACGCTTATCCAGCAAGCCTCTTAAACACTCATATTTCTATCTTGGTAGCGTACCAAAATCTCCCTTTTGCATAAAACAGAGTGGACTTACCTAATAAATGGTAATCGATGACAATACAGGTTCTTTTATGAAGACAAATGTAAAGGTTTAACGTTTATTTCTGCACAATTGCTATCAAAACCCCTTACGCTCTGCCGCTCAACTAAGCCGTTAGGCTGACTATCAGTCAAACAAAAAACTGGATAACAAAGATGAAACCCTCACGCAAATCTATGTTCTTTAATTTGTT includes the following:
- the psbQ gene encoding photosystem II protein PsbQ, encoding MVRQRSILSLLLVLLTTFLISCGSPSAAVAPPTYTAAQLEQIQEYIPEIQAVRDRSKELENLIQKNQWIKVGNFIHGPITEARLTMTYVIPSLLPKDQTTARQITRDFLNHLVKIDQAATAGNTQLALSSYQDAYADIDKFLQLLPKTSS
- a CDS encoding NAD(P)/FAD-dependent oxidoreductase; the protein is MNVVIIGCGVIGAAIAYNLSQVQGFKITVFDQQPPAKASTGAALGVLMGVISQKIKGKAWQMRQTSIQRYETLIPELEALTGRQIPFNRQGILMLLPENSDPSLPLESGVGGISPWEKLREIRQSQGWQLEIWDIAKLKNICPQVNHAKITGAVYSPQDRQLDPTALTLALVEAAQHNGVTFKFGVTVLDAQTPEISPQLQTIETTEGKVTADWFIVAAGLGSTPLTAKLNYKVDIRPVLGQALHLSLGHPLGNSDFQPAITGNDVHIVPVGGGDYWVGATVEFPSNGDEILPDSELLESVKQQAIAFCPELAQATIIRTWSGLRPRPEGRPAPVIGKLPGFNNVLLATAHYRNGVLLAPATADAIRELLQDSSSLSTSA
- a CDS encoding alpha/beta fold hydrolase, with protein sequence MSIKEQKITVDSLEWFYREAPAIGQTDLLPVLLLHGIVSQSYSWRNILPSLAAQGTRAIAPDWIGYGFSAQPEKRDFAYTPDAFITALAGFVKAVELERFSLVVQGYLGSVGLQYALRHPEQIANIAILNTPITTSAKLPWKIQQLGLPLAGEVMTQDPLLVDRTLEGGTRYRIEDKDLDIYRKPYLKSSASGRGLLATVRNLQLFPAMTEIETGFKQWQQPILIQWGMIDPWLSVDIAEKFAKNAPNAELIKLNNVGHYPQEHYHETILQDLLPFVRRAESS
- a CDS encoding SRPBCC family protein encodes the protein MVDKLTRHCILFMKITTIAEIMIKADIEDVFDSSTDDQNLPRYFTGYKLIPAIVSARTTDSLPLHQGSKRIITNRDGSEIVELITALKRPAIQEYKLIQGFKPPFSLLVDSAAGRWLYTSGDSGTRIVWNFEFKMKNYLAYLFFLVAVKMAFQKAQVICLENLKSFLESPKADEQVFPS
- the hemJ gene encoding protoporphyrinogen oxidase HemJ, with translation MAYSWFKAFHIVGFVVWFAGLFYLVRLFIYHVEANQEPEPARTILKNQYQIMEKRLYGIITNPGMYVTIAMALGIISTEPDILKEPWLHFKLLFVAVLIGYHHYCARLMKQLAADECRWSGQHLRALNEAPTLMLVVIVMLAVFKNNLPTDLTAWLIFGLVVFMAVSIQLYAKIRRRNKEKQLEQLNQVPQA
- a CDS encoding SUMF1/EgtB/PvdO family nonheme iron enzyme, producing the protein MANWAIAIGINKYSNLKPLEYAKGDAEGMGDWFSKEGRFDEVFLFTEDSPPIPATPASIETQPTFGHLRRFLRAQFDEPLLQPGDNLWFFFAGHGQRHADCDYLMLSDSDPGDPEHTAISVDFVTQRLRRCGADNVVLFLDACRNEGSRSGVGIGGEHQGVITFYSCSSQQKSWEIEQLQHGSFTYALLEGLRINGEGNCATVERLQEYLKWRVPAINQQHGKIQQNPYAVAEPATKLHLILLPQHATLTDILQLKNDAFQAESQGNWELAKQLWMRVNVAARGSDWQVIEAFSRISQRQGISSSFPQPEPVKSPVGGRSVQPETPPTQENKLQIFQFEVVTVNAEGREVKRENCQAKYFTEYLGNNVTLDMISIPGGNFLMGSPENEEGYHVSQSPQHRVTIQPFFMGKYPVTQAQWERVAALPKVKIDLDSNPSNFKGANRPVEQVSWHDAQEFCARLKKHTGKIYRLPSEAEWEYACRAGTATPFYFGDTITTNLANYNGNYTYKSSAKGVYREETTDLGIFPANAFGLYDMHGNIWEWCQGGWHENYINSPTDGSAWQGENDNRRLLRGGSWDFNPRVCRSAARGRNAPDNRYYNFGFRVVCFSPARIL
- a CDS encoding Pepco domain-containing protein, with product MSEEISTPKTIWIVTEEVAETSTTTREISTITGDRGGVDRGGIIGRRTAEEEIIITKEKDKVVITRRKALEVNQLKLQMKGFLQAMREMLDEADEPDSKIQLDEVEVAVEINGEGQFSLLGVGGKAGGKGSMTFKFKRK
- a CDS encoding peptidoglycan-binding domain-containing protein, with protein sequence MQTAVETQQPILQVGFAGLAVKELQKLLLQRVSDIEGLKVDGIFGEITKLAVQVFQYRVFLKNDGIVEQNTWQALYTGQRQDLPELSRGSYGSEVARVQKLLKLSQVAQQELGVRGYYFGAVDSNFGAKTEVAVKIFQQEQKLVVNGVIGPETWKALMELAVRVQPH